The genomic stretch CTGCCCTCGTCACCGGGTGTGGCCGCCGATCTGATCCTGCCTCCGTTCCCGATCTCCTGCTCTACGTGCTGTACGTACGACTCCCGACCGCCGCCGTCGTCATCAACGTGCTGTACGTGCTTGGAGCTGCACGTGCTGTACCTGTACGATCGCCTGCTGTTGATCGCGTCACCAGGTGTGACCGCCGGTCCTGCCCCACATGGCTGGCGAAGacgacgacgccgccgccgcggcagcCGCCAAGGCGGCCAAAGAAGCCGACGCTGCTCGCGCTGAAGAAGCGCGTCGGGCTGAGGAGGCCCGCCTTTGCAACGCCGCCCTGGACGAGTACGAGAGCGCTCACGAAGCCATCTGGGCGCAGGCTACCGCCGTCGTCAACGTGAAGGCGCTCATCCCCGTCATCCTCGACAAGGTCACGAACACCGACACCAAGTGGCGCGGGATGTTCCTCACTGTGCTCGGCAAGTATGCGCTGACCCGCCACGTGCTCGACGATCAGGTGTTCCCCGAGCGCCCCGCATGGCTCCAGGCGGACTGCGTCGTCTTGACGTGGATCTTCGGCACCGTCTCCGGCGATTTGCAGCAGTCGCTCATGATCCGCCAACGCCCCGCGCGTGAGGCGTGGTGCTACCTCGAGGACGAGTTCCTTGGCCAGAAGGAGTCTCGCGCCCTCCTCCTCGAGACGCAGTTCCGTAACCTCCGGCAAGACTCCATGTCGATCACCGATTTTTGCCGTCGTCTGGAGACCATGGCTGCGTCCCTCGCCGAGTTCGGCGACCCCATCGGTGATCGCCAGATGGTTCTCACCCTTCTTCGCGGGCTGAGCGGTAAATTCCGCCACATGGTGTCGATCCTCAAGATGCATCGTCCGTTCCCGACGTTCGCCGAGGCCCGGACGCACCTCTTACTGGAGGAGATGGAGATTGATGCTCGCCCGCCCTCACCGCCCACGGCTCTCATCGCGCATCAGCAGCCGGCTGCGGCTGGCCCGCCGGCGCCCTCCTCCACATCGCGCCAGGGGAACCCGATGGCTCCACAGCGTCCCCCCGGTGCGCCCACTGGTGGCCAGCGCACCAACGGTCGTCGCCGTGGCCGCGGCGGGCGTGGTGGCAGCCAGCAGCCTCCTGGAGGGGGCACGCCCTCTGCTGGACAGCACAGCGCACCGTCGGGCATGCACCAGGGTGTGCATCCGTCCTTTGCTCAGCCTTGGGCAGGCTCGCTGCAGATGTGGCCATACGGCCGCCCTCCGCCGCCTCAGCCGGCCTTCACCGCTTTTCCACAGTATGGCGGGTCGTTCGGCAGCGTTCCGGGCGGTGGCGTCTATGGCACCGGCTACACCGCGCCCCCACCGTCCGTCTACGGCGGAGCTGTGCACTCGCCATCAACGTTCCAGGCCCCCCCGGTGCCCTTTCCGGTGGCTGTGCAGCCACCCTGGAACCCCACTCAAGGAGGCGCATGGAACCAGGACTCCCTGGTGCAGTCGTTCAACACCATGTCGCTCACCCCGCACACACCATCCGAATGGTATGCCGACTCCGGTGCTGGCTCATATGACTACGGATGCCGGTAAACTCTCCACCGTTACCTCACCGTCATCTCTTACACCTTCATCTATCATTGTGGGTAATGGCGCACTTCTTCCTGTCACTGCCACTGGATCACATACCTTTTCTTTTCCGCATCATAATCTTGTTCTTAATGATGTTTTAGTTTCtccaaatataattaagaatctGATTTCCATTCGTCGTTTTACCACCGATAACAATTGTTCCATTGAGTTTGATCCATTGGTCTTTCTGTGAAGGATCTACACACCAGGAACGTGATCGCCAGGTGCAatagctccggcgacctctacCCGTTCTTCCCACCCGCCACCAGCACTTCCGCCCTCATCGCTGCACCCACCTCGCTTTGGCATCGCTGTCTCGGTCACCTTGGGCGTGAAGCTttgtccaagctcatcagcttCAGTGTTATCTCCTGCAATAAAGATGAACTCCACCATATATGCCATGCGTGCCAGCTCGGTCGGCACACACGGCTTCCGTTTGGGTCATCTAGCTCTCGCGCCACTCATAATTTTGATTTGATACACTGTGATCTTTGGACATCTCCTATTGTTAGTGTATCTGGGTACAAATATTATCTTGTTATTTTAGACGATTGCTCACACTACATTTGGACTTTTCCTCTCCGCCTAAAATCCGAGACGTTTTCCACCATTTCCAATTTTTTTGCCTATGTTCACACACAATTTGGCACCACCATCAAGAACGTCCAGTGCGACAATGGCCGTGAATTTGACAATTCCCCAGCCCGCACGTTCTTTCTCTCCCACGGTGTCCAACTTCGCATGTCATGTCCCTATACTTCTCAGCAAAATGGAAAGGCCGAATGTTCTCTTCGCACTCTTAATAATATTGTGCGCTCCCTTCTCTTTCAGGCGAGCCTTCCTCCAGTTTACTGGGTCGAGGCTCTACACACTGCCACCCACCTTGTCAACCGGCTCCCCACCAAAACCCTCGCCTTCTCGACACCCTACACCCATCTCTATTCCACCCAACCCTCCTATGACCATCTCAAAGTTTTTGGGTGTGCTTGCTACCCCAACATGTCCGCTACAGCACCCCACAAACTTGCACCCCGCTCCTCCCTATGCGTGTTCCTCGGCTACTCTTCCGACCACAAAGGCTATCGCTACCCATCGCACAGCCTGTGGATCGCCTCAACCTCCACGCTGTGCCCATGTCGCCACTGCCCAGCTCTGTCTGTGGTGCTCTGTCCGATCCAAATTGGCGTTCCGCTATGCAAACTGAGTACGACGCCTTGATTGCCAATGACACCTGGAGTCTTGTGCCACGGCCACCCGGTGTTAATATGGTCACCGGCAAGTGGATTTTTCGTCACAAACTACTTGCAGATGGTTCTTTGGATCGTTACAAGGCCCGTTGGGTTCTCCGGGGTTTCACACAGCGGTCTGGTATTGACTATGATGAGACATTCAGCCCAGTGGTCAAGCCCGCAACAGTCCGAGTTGTTCTTTCACTGGCTCTCTCTGAGGACTGGCCAATTCACCAGCTGGATGTGAAAAATGCGTTCTTGCATGGTACCCTCACAGAGACAGTGTACTGCATTCAGCCCACGGGTTTTGTGGATTCTTCTCGTCCGGATTTCGTCTGTCGGCTCAACAAGTCTCTATATGGTCTGAAGCAGGCTCCGCGTGCTTGGCATCATCGGTTTGCCTCTCATCTTATTTTACTTGGATTTGTTGAAGCAAAGTCCGACACCTCACTTTTTATATATTGACGAGGGACACACACAGCTTTGTTGTTGCTCTATGTGGATGACATTGTTCTCACTGCTTCCTCTGCCAGCCTTCTGAAGCAGATTATTGGAGCTCTGCAGCGTGAGTTCGCTATGACCGATATGGGTCCACTTCACCATTTTCTGGGCATTTCAGTGACACGCTCTGCCAGTGGTTTATTTCTTTCTCAACGACAGTACTCTCAGGACATTTTGGAGCGAGCCGGGATGAGCGAGTGTAAGCCTTGCAGCACCCCTGTTGATGTACACTCCAAATTATCCGCAGATGGACCCCCTGTCGCTGACTCCACACAGTATCGCAGTCTCGCTGGCGCCCTGCAGTATCTAACATCCAGATATTGCTTTTGCTGTTCAGCAAGTATGCCTCTACATGCATGACCCCAGGGAGCCCCACCTTGTGGCTCTCAAGCGGATTCTACGGTACCTACGAGGCACACTTTCACTTGGTTTGACTATGCGCCGCTCGTCACCTA from Sorghum bicolor cultivar BTx623 chromosome 3, Sorghum_bicolor_NCBIv3, whole genome shotgun sequence encodes the following:
- the LOC110433357 gene encoding uncharacterized protein LOC110433357, which gives rise to MAGEDDDAAAAAAAKAAKEADAARAEEARRAEEARLCNAALDEYESAHEAIWAQATAVVNVKALIPVILDKVTNTDTKWRGMFLTVLGKYALTRHVLDDQVFPERPAWLQADCVVLTWIFGTVSGDLQQSLMIRQRPAREAWCYLEDEFLGQKESRALLLETQFRNLRQDSMSITDFCRRLETMAASLAEFGDPIGDRQMVLTLLRGLSGKFRHMVSILKMHRPFPTFAEARTHLLLEEMEIDARPPSPPTALIAHQQPAAAGPPAPSSTSRQGNPMAPQRPPGAPTGGQRTNGRRRGRGGRGGSQQPPGGGTPSAGQHSAPSGMHQGVHPSFAQPWAGSLQMWPYGRPPPPQPAFTAFPQYGGSFGSVPGGGVYGTGYTAPPPSVYGGAVHSPSTFQAPPVPFPVAVQPPWNPTQGGAWNQDSLVQSFNTMSLTPHTPSEWYADSGAGSYDYGCRIYTPGT